The stretch of DNA aacttatagttttgcacaatttagtgtcatcagcaaaaatagaaacagttctgtctatgcccacctccaggtcattaataaacaagttaaacagcaaaggcccaaggactgacgttgatgaatcggtacttattaatcgcatgctttttaatgcaaaaaagtatgCAATAAGCGTTAACTGAAAAGGAGAGTTCCAGAGAATGCAACGATATAACAACAAAGTCAGTCAGCAAGTGCAAACCAAAATAATTATGCGAAAGTAAATATCTTGTGAAAAATATTAATGTGTTTTATAGTTGAGTAactttggtttattttttttagaagttgCTTTCTCCTTGACCgtatttttaggtttgaaaaggaTGATGTAACATTTGGGTATAAATATGAATCCCAACAACCCAGAGCTGGAAGAAAGAATAGCAAATATCTCTactgccaccatgtatttgcctttggaGCTCAAGTATGTTGGGATGAAAGCGATCCACACACAGCAGAACACCAACATGCTAAAGGTGATGTGTGAGGCTTCATTAAATATGTCTGGTAACCCACGGGCAAGATAAGCAGTAATGAAGCTGACAGAGGCCAGCATTCCAATGTACCCTACTGCAATGTAGAATGCCACAGCAGAACCTTCATTACACTGCAAGGTCATCACAGATGGTTGGGATCTGGTATCATAATCAGGGAATGGTGGGCAATGTAGAAACCACATAATGCAAATTATAACCTCTCCCAGAGATAAAAGAAGAACAAGACACCTGGGAGCTCTTTTTCCAACCCAGATCTTCAACATACTTCCAGGTGTTATAGCATGAAATGCAATCAGTACAGTCACAGTTTTCCCCAAAACCGAGGAGATGCTAATAGTAAAAATGACTGCAAAAGTAACTTGTCTAAACATACAGGTCACCTTCATGGGTTTTCCTATAAAGAGTAATGTGCAGAGAAAGGATAGTATAAGGGTCAGGAGGAGACTGTAACTAAGTTCTTGATTATTGGCTTTCACAATCTGGCTGTGTCTGTTCCTGACAAAGATTCCCAGGACTAGAGATGCAGTGATGGATAACAGAATTGCCAAGATTGCTAAACTCAAACCCAGAGGTTCAGCATAAGACAGAAAGTCAATGGTTTTCTTGATGCACTTATTTCTATTCTCATTGGACCACTCATCTTCAGGGCACTTTATGCAGTTTtacatgtctaaaaaaaaaaagagattggcAGACAGTAACTACATGAGAGAGGGGCACATCTATCAACTTTGTTTAATGTATCAGTTCATTAACACTTTCCTGTCTGTCAAAGTGGTGTTATATCATACAACAGATCACACTGATGTAAATTCTTCTTAATTCCACAGTTCTATCTGTAATAAATCAGACCCTAGGTCCAAGTATCTATGAACTGTTGGTTAAGTTTGGGCAtggatttaaaaataaatctgctAAAAGTAGAGATGATGTTTAATAACTATTGGGTTTAAACAATGCACAAGAtgcataaatgtgtttttttacaaaatgtgttTGGGGTAATTTGGCATTGTTATTCACAAAGGCATCTGTAGCCCGGCACAAGCAAATCCAAGTTTAGATCAATCTTTATTTTTATCTCAACTATATGGAAATGTAAAATAAGTTCAAACGATTGAGCCACTTACCAATGGAGTTTATGGAAATCATGGGCACCACTTGCATTTCTAAAAGCAAATTAAACTTTGCTTCATCTCTAAATTCAGGGATTCCCAGAATAATATTACTTATGGAAAACACTATTGAATATTAGAAAATTCATCATTTTTGCTTTGTGATGTTTTCCTGCATGATCTATAAATCTATAACATATAAAGATCACCTGATACATTGGCAATCTCTCCATCGGAACAGATACCAATACACACAGACTGTGGGATCTATATAAAAATTAGATTTCATATTTGAGTTTGGATATCTATATACTGGTTATATTTGATGTGTAAGAGTAAACTCTAAAGCGTCACATGATATTATTGCTAAAatagatattctttttttccttacagtatatggacaaacaatccctgttttgcttaaaggggagggcatttcttagtagcttaatgcacagaatgtcttaatgtcctgtatatattgataatgggtgagtgcagaggatctcttgttgttgtttctatgtattttgtggtcacaacctcattgcctaatggtttaaacctaatggtttaaaatttagtggttgagcataactttccctttttttttgacCTATAACAAAAAGGCCATTGGAGACCACACCCATAATGgcattcaaaatagaccctggcttttaaagtacacagaggcccaaacagcccccaccagcccaataaatagtgatggtctatggcatcttacagtaagCCCTCTTACAGCAGTGTAGGCATGAGTATCAGTAAGGCTTTGGGACTGTAcacagtttaattaaaaaaaaaaaataaagtgggcCACGTATTTAGTACAGGGTCCAGCAGCTCTTTCCTAACCTCTttatattggccttttacatcatTTTCAAGTTGGATGCTGGTGTGAAGCCCTATTTACCCATAGTGTACACCCCATATGACATCTGACTTTTACTGATTATGTAGCTCCATGGTGTACATCACCCTAAGCCCAATAACGGACTTACTTCACTGGAACTCAAGGTAGGagcattttattttgtgcagctCACCACAATACACAATACACAGTCTTGGGGCAGAGAAGCCAGAGGGCGAATTATCAGaaaaacaggccaaggtcagggcaggcggAGTTAAAGCAGGTCAGTAACAGGGTCGAGGTGGAGGCAAGCAGACAATCCAGAAGATGAGCCAGGGTCAGTAAACAGAAAATCAGGTGAGAATATAGAGAACAACAGATAAGAGAGATGACACAGAAACACAAAGACACCAGGACAATGTACAACTCTAGTAAGTACTTATGTAATAGGTGGCAACAAGGCAGTGAGTATTTGATGCATGCAAGGAATAAAGTGCAAGCCTGCCTTGCAATATCCCACAGAAACCATCAGtatttaactagaaagggaagtttgaaaacaaacttcatgttggtttgaaaaacgtgaagtcactgaatgaaatctgaaagTCAcggaaagtcaatgagtgacatctgattggtggttggtggctctgcccactttttctaacctggaactgcagttacccagtgactaactctagcTCTAACTAGTTAAGGGACCCTAGGATCAATAGttaaagtttaaatttaaaccaatgaaagtcacTAGGTACATTTTTATTGGATGTTGGTGGCCCCGCTCACTTTTTcgaaccttgagtcgaagtcacccagtgacaaacagtgggcaccctggcataaatagtgtgagaatggcagcattttatctttaagccaatgaaattcaatggttgaaatctgattggctgttagtggcccaacccacttttcctatttttgaactgcagtcccccagtgaccaactctgcaaagtttggggactcaggcgtaaaaattgtgagactgacagcattttacatttcaccattgaaagtaaataggtgaaatatgattgcctgttggtggctccatccagggccgccatcagagggGCACAGCGGGGAAAGctgtccctttaataaaatccgggccctgtcattggtcatCTGGATGGTTGCGCCCCTGTGTACATGTGACATCAGtacacacggggcacaaccttataaaagggcctgtgtccaTTAGCGTGGAGACATAAGTGCAGAGGCCTGTGAAGGATCCGAAGATGTCGCTGAAGATGCCGCTGAAGATGCAGCTGAAGATGCAGCTGAAGATGCCGCTGAAGATGCTGCTGAAGACGCCGCTGAAGATGCCAACAGAGAAGCCACCAGAGAAGCCGAAGAGGAGAAGTAAAACTGCTGCTGGTCGCCAATGTGTTAGGGGGGCTcggggcacactgaccaccaatatattagggggcactgctgctgggcaccaatgtattagggggcactgctgctgggcaccaatgtatatgggggcactgctgctgagcaccaatgtattagggggcactgctgctgagcaccaatgtattagggggcactgctgctgggcaccaatgtatatgggggcactgctgctgggcaccaatgtattaggggtcACTGATGCtgagcaccaatgtattagggggcactgctgctgggcaccaatgtattagggggcactgctgctaggcaccaatgtatatgggggcactgctcttggcaccaatgtatatgggggcactgctcttggcaccaatgtattagggggcactgctcttggcaccaatgtattaggggggccctggctaccaatgtttgtgtgtcctttgtactgatgggaggggccattgggggcagggcgtgggaggaggagggcccagaaattttgttgtgaggggccccgtgatttctgatggcggccctggctccatccactttttctaatcttgaatACGTCGTCACCTATtgactgactttgcaaagtttgggaaccttggtgtaaatagtgtgagaaaggcagcagtataaatataaaccaatcaaattcaattggtgaaatctgattggctgttggtggctctgcccactttttctaccctttaaccttagtccccagtggccaactgtaaaaagtttggggacactggtattaaatatgtgagaatggcagcactgtaaatttccccattaaaatcaatgaactaaatctgattggctgtctgtggattcacccacttttttaaacctaacaatgcagtcccccagtgaccagctgcggtgagtttggggaccctgggagaatggcagcaggttgaattcccCCATTGAAAGgtaatggataaaatctgattggcagtttgtatcgctgcccacttttgggcatccaacaattatcatattttcattcaggctgagcccatgactgtgtgattcaagtttggggggtgtagctgtAAGCTGAAAGATTGGCCGCAGTTTCAATCTTTAGAAAGGCATGTGCTGGTAACTCCTTACTAAGAGCCGATTCTTGTCATCCAGGTCATATGTTCAGAGGTATTCCTTTGGGGCAGTTTTATCACCTGCGGAGGAATTGCAGCAGTGACAAGGCCTTTTTGGAACAATCGATTCTCTTACGAGATAGGTTTCTCAATCGGGGGTCTAGTATGAGGTCATTGTCTGCAGCCTTTACTAAGGCTTTGCAAACCGAAAGAGCGACTTTGCTTGCCAATAGGAGAGACAGTTGCCAGGTTAGAAGTAACAGTGACAACTGGCCACGCGCCTTTATAACCGCTTATAGTAATCAATTTTATAAAATTAGGCCaataataaatgatttaattCCAGTTTTATATAATGATCCGGATTTGGCGGCAGTTTTGAGAGATGGCTTTAAGTTTGTTGCCCGGAGAGCTCCCACATTGGGGAATTTACTTTCACTGACTTTGTGGAAATCCCGACCTCCTAAAACCACCTGGCTGAACACGAAAGGGACTTATTGTTGTGGGGATCGTAAGTGCGTTACATGTACTTATATAAAGCAATCTACGAGCTTTTGTAGTACGGTAACTGGGAGATCTTTCGATATGTGCTTCTATGCCAATTGCAACACGCGGCATGTTGTTTACCTTTTGACTTGATTAAAGTGTGGGATTCAGTATGTTGGCTGCACGATCCATTCTCTTAAGAGTAGAATGCGAGAACATATTAGGCATAGTTACTAGTGATAGTAGCAGTCTTGTGGCCAGGCACTTTATACAATGTTACCAGTCTAATGTATCGTTGTTAGAAATTCAGGTTATTGACCGGGTGCTTCCTGATGATAGGCGTACAGACATGTATGTAAGGCTTTTACGTTCTGAGGTTATATGGATATTTCTTCTCAACACGAGACATCCCAAGGGGCTTAATTCTGTTTTTGATGTTagtaactataaaaataataatcagcATATTGTCTAGTGATGCtctgaatcccggatttggttcaggattcgggccgaatccagtctttttttgaaggattagGTTCCGGCCGAATCCATGGCCCCGACCGAATGGATTACGAATCTTATAGAATTGTGGGTTAGTGTTGGTTTTGTGAGTGAAGGCATTGAAGCAATTTGCAAGGAGTTCTGATGGGGTCGTGTAGCAGATATTGAGATATATCTGTAATATTCCACATAGAAACGTGGTCTTGCAACTAAAGTTTAAAATACTTGGATGTGGAAGAGATACGTTGTGAGGTCTCGTAAGTGAAGATTGTGGGAAGACGTGTATTGTGGGTGTATACATAGTGAGGGTGAAAATGGAACTGCAGAATGAGACAAAGGGGGGCATatactaaaactcaattttttgggtttgggttttttgaaacccaaacccaaattttttgcaggaaaaaaacaccaaaaacacaaCAATCCAACAAACCCAAATGGGAAAATACGCCATCTAAGACCTgtcgaaatcatgtagaagtccatggcaggtgtcccttttacaactggaagatctttctttgcttcatggttttcaaagggtttttgatgctggcttttgtatgacaatatgaaaaagttgcggttatgGTGTGACAATACCAAAACGCAgcgtttttccattttttcttgcaaatttttttctgctttttctgttcagatcttttgagataCT from Xenopus tropicalis strain Nigerian chromosome 8, UCB_Xtro_10.0, whole genome shotgun sequence encodes:
- the LOC105948101 gene encoding vomeronasal type-2 receptor 26-like produces the protein MQVVPMISINSIVLGIFVRNRHSQIVKANNQELSYSLLLTLILSFLCTLLFIGKPMKVTCMFRQVTFAVIFTISISSVLGKTVTVLIAFHAITPGSMLKIWVGKRAPRCLVLLLSLGEVIICIMWFLHCPPFPDYDTRSQPSVMTLQCNEGSAVAFYIAVGYIGMLASVSFITAYLARGLPDIFNEASHITFSMLVFCCVWIAFIPTYLSSKGKYMVAVEIFAILSSSSGLLGFIFIPKCYIILFKPKNTVKEKATSKKNKPKLLNYKTH